GGAAAATGAGGATGCGGCGATGGTGGAGCTGGTGCGCCGGTATGCGGGCGAGTTTTGCGATACCCAGCCCCTTTATCAGGAAGTGTTTGCACCTGTCAGAGCGGGATATTTTCATTTTAATAAGATTTGGATTACCGATTCCTTCGGCCGTTTTCAGGAATTGAACCGGCCCGATGTCTACGCCTCCGAGACGATGCGAAGCGGGGAGACTGCTTTGGTGAAGGATGTCATGCTGCCGCCCAGGCTGGTGCAGCCCGCCCGGCTTATGTTCCAGTGGATCTGTAAGGACCGGGAGGAGGAAGCCGGCTTTGTGGATACCGCGTCGCCGATCTGCGGCTGGCTGATACCCAATCATTTTGATCAAAGCCTGCAGGTGTTTAGCACGGAGGGCAATGCCATAGGCAGTTTGCAGGTTGTTGATTTCGGTACGGGTATGGCTTGGAAGAACGCGCCGGGAACACCGTTTGCGGCGGAAATTCCAAAGGATATTAATCCTGAGCTGTACGGCTTGTTAAAATCTTTGCTGGACGCGGACAGCAGTGCGTTTTATCAATGTATGCAGTGCATCGACACCGCCTTTAGCGATATGAGCTATGCGTCGGATAAACCTACGGAAGCGCTTTTTGTCGGAAGGCCGCTGGCGGTGGTAAGAGCATCGCTGCAGCTGCAGCAGTATGGCTCGCCGGAACGTTATAAGCAGCTGGAGGAATTAAAGAAAGCGCCGGATCCTACGGGTATAACAGATATTACCAAGGCCGGCTTCATTGTGCGGCTGGGTATGCAAAAGCACAGCGGGGATGGGATGATCGGCTTTTATAAAATGAAGGACGGCCGGGTGGACTACGGTACCTTTTATTCGAGCCGGTGCAGGGGCAGTGAGGGCCTGGTTTCGGATGATAACAGCCTTACTCTGCAAATCTGCGCCAGGGAGCCGGAGAAGCTCACCATCTTGATGGAAGCCTCGGGCTCGGTATTTATCGAAAGCGGTATCCTTCCGGTAAAGAAGGTATGCCTGGCCAGGGAACTGGTCGGCCAGGCTTTGGACAAGCTGTATTTTACCATATTCATGCCTTCCGTAATCACAGGGAAAGCGCATATGCACATGCCGCTTTTAACAATTGACGGTAAAAGATGGGAGTGGGTTAGCGCCCGCGATGATAAACTGTGGAATCAACCGATTGTTCCGGATAACACCGACTGTAAGGCGTTTTACAGTGCGGGGCGGCAGCAAATCATCGAGGGCTGGCTGAAAATGAAACAGGATGAATGAGGAGATAGCATGTTAGAGGGTATTAATGTCAATAATGGTTTGCTTTGCGGCTTTTTGGAGAAAACCATTCCTGTTAATGAGCTGCAGGCTAAGAAGAAGGAGGACTTCAACCTTTCCTTTGCGCTTGTAAATTCCGCCGGGGAGGATTGCAGCTTTAGCAATGATGATGAGCTGACGGTTGAGCAGGCGGAGGAACTGCTGAAAAAGGGCGCCAGAGCGGGGCGGACCTCTGCCCTGACGATTACCGCTACAGTAAATGATCAAGAAGAAGCTTTATTTCGGGATAAGGATGATATGGGGAGTTTTTTGTGTGAGGAAGGCTGGCAGGCAACCTCCTGGGTACAGGATCAATTTAACCCCGAGTCTTATAGCTGTATGATTTTTTACAAGACAAGAATGGACTTGCCGCCGCTTAAGACCATATCCTTTCAGCTTCTTGCGGGGGTGTCCAGTGCCATACCCGGAATCTGCAGAATAAACGCAAGTCTTGAGAACATAAAAAATATCAAAAATACCTGTTTTGCCTTTGACATCATCAAACAGCCCGCCAAGCTAAACCTCCGGTACTTTTATCCTACCCCGAGCGCGGGAGCAAGCGGCAATAAAATTACTTTAAAATGGAAGGCCGGCAATTTAACGGAGGGTGTGATCAATCCGGGAAATATCAATATATGCTCGCCCGAGCTGATGAATGCCGATTCCTGTGATATCATCCTGAAAGACACCTGTGAATACCGTTTGACGGTGACGGGCAGTGACGGCGGCAGGCTGGAAAAACGCTTGATGGTATATAAAGCGCCCCCGGAGATTATTGATTTTTCCTACCTCCATGCTGCCAATAAGATAAGATGGGAGGTATATGGAGCCGGACGCATTGCCATTACGGGGCGTGAAAATATTCCCATGTCCGGCGAGGACGCGGTTAAGGAGGACGAGAATAAGCTGACCCTCACCTGTCAGGGCGATGTCTGCGCCATAGAGCAAACGCTTGTGTTCCGGGGAGAAGGCTTTATAGATAACAGCCTGTTTTCCAAAACCGTGTATAAATATGCCGGCTATCAAAAAATTTGCGTGCGGTGGAATATGGAGGCGGCGAATGATGTTAACCTGTGGGTGGAACAGCTGCGCTATTATGATATTTCCAATGCCGGGAGCGGGATATGGGAGAATGTTTTTTCGAGTAAAGTTGTGCCGGTATTTAAAATGAAATATAAGACGGCGGACCAAAAAGAAATTGTAATCAGCTTATAGGATAGATTATCCTGAAATTTAGATTTTCTATTTCGCTGATGCCGCGTTAGCAGTATAAATGCCTATATAGGGAGATAGGGCCATGCTTTTAATGGATGTCAGTCCAAATTATATCAATACAAGCTATTATGAGAAGACCCCGCTGGCCAATAGCCTGTTGTTTACCCTGCGTTATCCGGAAGGAGACCGGAAGCTGCAGCTGAATAATACGGAAGGGCTCAGCGGTACTGCGATTCCAACGATCAACAGCATGGATAAATTAGAGGCGCTGTCCAGAATATACCTGGCTTTTCCCATCGGTGACCGCCCGGGCTGCTTTACATCGAAGAAGTATCAAGAACAGATCAAGGTGAAGACGACAACCGGATGGGGCTGTGAATGCCAGGAGAAGGCTTTTGTGCTCTATCCCAGGGAAACAATATCGCTGTCCCCGGAGGAGACCGTATTATTTCAATTGAATTTGATTGTGACCACTTTGATTGAGTATGGCATGTCCTATGTGTTCATCAAATATGTCGGCATCGGAAGTGAGATATTTTCGCAGTATATTCCGCTGTTTCGGAAAAGGCCGCCGCTGAAAATCAATTCGTTTTCAGCGGATCAAAGTGCAGCCTATGGCTTTGGCGACACGGTTACCCTGGCCTGGGATATTACGGGAGCGGAAAGGGCGGTTATTACTCCGGGGGATATTGCCGTCGGCAGCGTCGGGTCAATTGAGGTTCCCATTGTGGATAATACGGAGTTCATTTTGAATGCCTGGACAAATGATACCTTGGTAAGCGATAGTGTGAAGGTATATATGGAGGATGCCGAAATTGTTGATTTTCAGGCGAGTGCCGCCCGGATTTCTTATGGAGATAAGGTAAGCCTTAGCTTTGCGCTGCAAAATGCCCACCATGCTTATATCAGTGATACGGTTGGGCTGGTAGAAACAAGTCCGGTTGTGGTACAACCGGTCAAGTACAGCAACAAATATACCCTTAACTGTGAAAATCAAAGCAGGCTGGCGGAAAAGAGCGGTGTCATTGTAATCGTAACCGACGCCTTGAGGGTGGGGGCGATTGCTTTTATAAGGGTGAAGAAGGATGATACAAGCTTTTGTTATACCGCTGATTGGGATGTCGCCAACGCACAGAGTATCAAGGTATCGACTTCGGATGGTGTCGTTCGATGTGCGAACGTCGGTATCAAGCATATTGAATTTACGAGTGCGCAGGCCGACCCGCTGACCCTTTATCTGGAATGCCGGGGTGTCAAGGGGCAGAGCTGGAAAGGTGAATGCAAATGCCGGTAGGTAATGCATCCGTTTAGTGTAAAATATTACTATGTAAAGAGTGCTTCTATGCTGCGATATTGATCGTGTTGATACTTTCGTTTTCTCCTCCTTTTTACGCTCCATTTGCATTAACTATTCAGCAAGATAATCCGAGTCCGGCATTACTGCCGGACTCGGATTATCTTTGTTCTGTGGCGATAATCAATCAGCTGATTGCAACGCCCGCACTCACATAACCAGTTGCTGTATTAACCAGATCTAAACCGCTGGCCGTTGCGGAGAACACCATTAATAAACGTGTTCCCTCTGTTACCGGTATCGATAATCCGGTTGTTGCGCCGCTACTGATATCACCAAGCGCAATCACACCCGTGAGGGCGGGAGACAGTGTCACGACAGCACCCGGAATTGGTTGGAAAGTATTATCCGGCGTGGGTGAACTGTATAATTGTGCCGTAATGGTTATAGTTGTTCCAATAAGAGATAGCGCCAATGTATTGCTGAAGTATGCGGCAATTGAGGTAATGGTTCCATCCCTGGGGACAGAAAACGCAAAGTTAATTATCGGGCCGGCAACAGTGCCTGTGAGATCTATTGCTCCGCCTACAAGACTTATTCCGGTAGCAGAACTTCCAAATCCTACAAGACTTGTAGTGCCAGCCAATCCAAGCGCAATAGTAGTCATTGTGGCGGGACCTCCGGATGCAAACGGAATTATTGCGCCGCTGCCTGCCGCACCGGTGGGGCCGGTAGCTCCGGTGGGTCCAGTCGCTCCGGTTGCTCCGGTTGCTCCGGTTGCTCCGACAGCTCCGGTAGGCCCGGTCGCTCCGGTTGCCCCAGTTATTCCGGTAGCTCCGGTAGGCCCGATAGCGCCGGTTGCACCAGTTGGCCCGGTGGGTCCGGTCGGCCCGGTAGGTCCAGTCGGCCCGGTGGGTCCAGTCGGCCCGATAAGTCCAGTCGGCCCGATGGGTCCAGTTGGCCCGGTGGGTCCAGTTGGCCCGGTAGGTCCAGTTGGCCCGGTAGGTCCAGTTGGCCCGGTAGGTCCAGTCGGCCCGGTGGGTCCAGTCGGCCCGATGGGTCCAGTTGGCCCGGTGGGTCCAGTCGGCCCGATAAGTCCAGTCGGCCCGGTAAGTCCAGTCGGCCCGGTGGGTCCAGTTGGCCCGGTGGGTCCAGTTGGCCCGGTAAGTCCAATCGGCCCGGTAGGTCCGGTCGGCCCGGTAGCTCCGGTTGGCCCGGTGGGCCCAGTCGGCCCAGTGAGTCCAGTCGGCCCGGTGGGCCCAGTCGGCCCAGTGGGTCCAGTCGGCCCGGTAAGTCCAGTCGGCCCGGTGGGCCCAGTCGGCCCAGTGAATCCAGTCGGCCCGGTAAGTCCAGTCGGCCCGGTGGGTCCGGTTGGCCCGGTAAGTCCGGTCGGCCCGGTGGGTCCGGTCGGCCCGGTGGGTCCAGTTGACCCGGTAAGTCCGGTCGGCCCGGTGGGTCCAGTCGGCCCAGTGAGTCCAGTTGGCCCAGTGAGTCCAGTCGGCCCGGTGGGCCCAGTCGGCCCAGTGAGTCCAGTCGGCCCGGTGGGCCCAGTCGGCCCAGTGGGTCCAGTCGGCCCGGTAAGTCCAGTCGGCCCGGTAAGTCCAGTCGGCCCGGTGGGTCCAGTCGGCCCGGTAGGTCCAGTCGGCCCGGTGGGTCCGCTTGGCCCGGTAAGTCCGGTCGGCCCGGTGGGTCCGCTTGGCCCGGTGGGTCCGGTCGGCCCGGTGGGTCCGCTTGGCCCGGTGGGTCCGGTCGGCCCGGTGGGTCCGCTTGGCCCGGTGGGTCCGCTTGGCCCGGTGGGTCCGCTTGGCCCGGTGGGTCCGGTCGGCCCGGTGGGTCCGCTTGGCCCGGTGGGTCCGCTTGGCCCGGTGGGTCCGCTTGGCCCGGTGGGTCCGCTTGGCCCGGTGGGTCCGCTTGGCCCGGTGGGTCCAGTCGGTCCAGTGGGACAGACAATAGGGGTGCAGAAGAATATGATCAATTGGGGTTTTTCATCTATCTCTTGAGTGTCTGAGCTTGAAAATATTACAAGTGATTGCTCATCTTTTTTCCCAGTAAGAGCAATGCCGTAATTAGGAATTGAATTATTTATCCAACCTCTCACCAAGGCAGTTATATCTATTTCAACAAAGTCGGAAAGTTGACTACGCTTAACAACAAATATGCTCTTTGTAGGGATAAATCTGGGAGCCGTATTCCATGTCACATCTGCAACAGAAAAAGAAGAGGTGATTTTATTTACAGTTATAATGCTTCTATCTCTGGGCAGAACTTCATCCACATGCAATCTTAAAGTAGCGCTAATCAACTTGCTGCCGGGAGGTAATTCAGGTGTAGCAAATGTTAATAAGCTTCTATATATATTTCTATTACAGTACCTGCGCTCCGAACCGACATAAAGAAACTCACTGGTGGAAAAATTAGTGTCCGGGTCTAATTTATACACATACGTATCACCAGTTGGCATCAATATTATTTTGCGCAAGATCATCATCCTTTCAAGATATTGGATTTCCATACTTAACAAAATATGTTACATAGTATTGCGGAACCTTTCATTTTGTTACAAAATTTGAGTTTTATCTGAGCAGGGGGGCAATAAATTTTGGGGCAACTCCTAAAGAGTAATGTTGCTTGGCATGCAGGTTGGAGAAAGCCTTAATAGGCCATCGTTTTTTAATAAAAAATATCTTGCATAAAGGAAAGGCGGGATGACCGCTAAGAAGGGAATGTAAGTCCAGGGGCGCAAAAACAGAACCTCCCCCAAAAAAACTGTAGGTTGGGGAGGTTCTGTTCTTCGATTGCCAGACAAAATGTTTGGCAGATTATTTGTTGCCTACATGTCCTCCAAACCGCACTTAAAAAGGAACTGGGGATAAAAGAGAATTATAAGGCTCCTTTATCCCCAGTTCCTCTTTTCTATTAAGAATAAAAGCTTTTATGCTCAGTGCGGCCGATAATCTCATTCGCTCATTTCATTCAGCACTTCTATTATTCCATCACATATCGCTTGCGCTGTCTCGGCCCTGAATTCTTCCGTCATTAGCTTTTCCCGGTCCGATTCATTGGTGATGTAGGCTACCGCGGTGGAAACCGCCGGCATATTCACCTGTTCCAGTATCTTTATTTTAACATTGCTTATTCCCCGGTCTTTGGTGCCAAGCTGCTTTACCAGATTTGATTGGATGATTTGCGCCGCTTTTTCTCCGGCGATCCCATAACCGGGTTTATTGTCGGAATGGTAATATAAGGTTCCGGTGCCATTTGCCGAACTATCAGGATGCATTTCATTATGAATACTGACTAACAAATCAGCCTTATGGTTATTCGCAAATTCTATACGCTTGTCCAATTCTACCGTACTGTCATCCTGACGGGTCATTACGGCTTTTATGCCCGAGTCTTTCAGCATATCGGACAAGAGAAGCGATATTTCCAGATTAATGTCTTTTTCTTTAACCTCTGTTGATCCGGGATCAGAAGTGTCAAAGGGATATGTACCTCCCCAATCATCTCCGCCATGACCGGGGTCAATAACTACCACCATATCCTTTATATTCTCATTAATCATGCTGTTGCCAACACCCTGAGCAGTATTGCCATTGGCAATGATAAAAGTCAGAGCTCCGATAATGATAAAGCAAAGAATAGCAATGGCCGACAGCCTGTAAGTGCCTTTCTTGAACATTTTTATCATTGTAATTCTCCTTTCCATCTGTTTATTGGTTTCATTAAAACCGGTCAGGTTTAATAGCGTAGAACGATTGGAGAATAAACCGGCCAGTTTAATAAGTGTATTTCCATAAGGAATTATTGCGGACTCGCCCAGTGTTTCCATTACATAAGCGTCTGTGGCAATTTCCCTGTCATACCTCATCTCCCTGATTGCCAGCCATACGAGGGGATTAAACCAGTGCAGCATGGCGGCTATTGCTGCGCATAAATTGCAGATGTTATCTTTTCTCTTATAATGAGCCAGCTCATGCAGCAATACATGCTCTAAATGCTGACGATGTATTGGGTTGCAGATATCTCCGGGCAGATAAATACTTGGGGTAAATATACCGGCTATACAGGGACTGCGAAAATATGAATCCGTATATAGTGGAATATCCTTGTTAATCCCCAATTTTACACAACACTGCCGCATCAGTTCATTAATCTGAGTGTCGCAGACTCTTTTGAATTCTCTGCTCCGGCGTTTGAATCTTATGATCATAACAGCGGAGACCAAAGCTGCGGCCGTAACTCCGGTAAGCCAAACCATACTGAGAAATCCCGGGTTCCCAAGGAGGTAAGCTTTAGTTTTTTCTTTATCGTAGTACTCTTCATCTTTTGGGAACTCATGGCTATTCGGAGTTTCCGTTCCGGAATAACCATCAGCCAGGCTAGTCATATATTCTTGGAAATAGTTTGCCGCATGGGATGTCCCGGGAAAAATACCGGTTATATTAAACGGGCTTTCAATTTGAAATGGCATTACAAGTTTGAACAAAACTATAAGCCAGAATATATGATAGACTCTGCCTGACAGACGATAGGACGAACTTCTCCTAATGATTAATAACAGTACGATTATGATGCCGGCAATTAATGAAGAATACAAAACACGAGCAAATATAATACTAAGCATCTCCATTAATGGATATCCCCCTCCGAATTCTTGAACTTGCCCGGAGCACTAAAGACTACTTGCGTTTTTTGTCTTCCAATATGTCTTGAAGCCTGGCAATTTCCTCCTCGGACAAGACCTTTTCCTCAAGAAAGTTAACAAAAAACATCGCTGCCGCCCCGTCGTACACCCTCTTAATAAAACTTTTGCTTTCAGCCAGAACACATTCCTTCTCAGATATGGTTGGATAATACACATAGCTGCGGCCGCTTCTCTCGTGTCCTATGGCGCCTTTTTTGAGCAGCCGGTTAATAAATGTTTTTATGGTTTGGGGCGACCAGTCTTTTTTTTCAGACAGAGAGGTGATTATTTCTTCAGATGTTATTGAATTTCTCTTCCATATCACTTTCATGATTTCCCATTCTGAGTCAGATATTTGTGGAATACTCAAGACGTTTCCCTCCCTTTGCCTATTGATTACACATGTAAACCCTTACTACAGTTTACATGTGTAATCAATAGAAGTCAAGCTTAATTCATAAATCGGTTACAATTTTATGTTCGGTAAACAAGATCCCGCATGACAGGTCCGGCAATATTTTACGTGCGTCGACAAGGCAGAGTGTATAATTCACGTTTTCTTCTCTATGGCCTCATCGGAATATAAAATTGGGGGAACATTGTCGGCATTTAAAACGTCCAGCAGATAGAACATTTAAAAAATCAAAAGAACATCAAGTAATCATTGGAGGAGGTGTATAGAATGAAGTTATCCGCTGCGGTGGGATTTCCCGTTACCATATTGCTGGTGGCGTTGTTATTGACTTTAGCGGGCTGTGGCAAATCAAATAAAATTATTCAAAGCGGAGAAGCCGCTCCTTCCCAATCCGGAAATACCGCCTCGAAATCGCAGCCGCTTCCATGGCTCAACAATGACGCGTGGCGCGGTCAAGGGCAGTTGGCGTTTTTTAGAGACGGCCGGTTTTACGTATTAAACGGAGCCGACGGCACGCTTATAAAGCTGAGTGACACCGGCCCGGTCGATAAACCGCAGTGGTCCCCGGACGGTGAATGGCTGGCTTATCTTGGCGACGAAGGACAGCTTTTAGTCGCCCGGGCGGATGGAAGCTTAACCCATGCCATCACCGGCTTACCGGTACCGGTTGACTCCCTGGAATTCGCCTGGTCGCCCGACAGCGATACGCTTGCTGTCGGCAGCAACACCCGCGTGGACGGGCACGGAATCTACCTGGTCCGGCCCGGCGACGAAACGCCTCGCCAAATCATCTCCGTTGATACATTTGTATCCTCATTTGCCTGGTCGCCGGACGGCAAGACCATAGCCTATGTTGACACATTGCCTTATGATAAGGAAGATCCGGTTCACCGTGACGATGCTCTTTACATTATCCCGAAGGAAGGGGGCGAACCGCTGCGGCTGCATGTCGAAGAGGATGCGGATATAATAATTGCCGGTTGGCATCCCAACGGCGAGGAATTGCTTTTTTGGAACAACCCCGGACACGGGCAATCTTCGTGCGCGGACGGGTTGCGACTATATTCCCTGCCTCTGTCCGGCGGGAAACCATACCCGCTGACAACCACAGCCCTCTATCCCGAGTGGCGTTCCTGGTCTCCGGATGGGCAAAAACTGCTTATTGCCGCGGGCTTAGGCAGAGAATGCTGGGTAAATAAACAGCTAGTCCTGTTTGACGCCCCCAAAGGCGCCTGCACAGAGCTGCCCCGTCGGCCGGGTACAGTGACCTTTTACCCGGACTGGTCGCCCGACGGCAAACACATTTCTTATTTAGAGGCCGGCGAGCTGGAGAGCTATCCGGAAGGAATCGAAGCAATTGACGCCTGGGAACAAACATGGTCTCTTTGGATAGCTGATCCGGACGGCGCCAATGCCCGGCAGCTTGAAGAAGCCGGTACGGGAATTGAGCGGGCGCTCTGGTCCGGCGATGGTTCTCATATCGTCTACCTTAAAGAAGATGCCGTCTGGCTGACTAATATCCATGGCGGGAAACCGGTCAAAATTATAGATTTATTGCCGGGGGACCTGGATATGCACATTTATTTGGGCTACACTTCACCGTCTTATAAATTAAATTATCACCCTTAGAAACAAATTTTGCTTAATTTTGCTTATTGGTACTAAAACTTTAAGATAGTCACTCTATAATTTACCTGGCTGTCGGCGGACAAACATGTGGGAGGCTGCGCGAAAGATGAGCAATTGGTTCAAGCGAATAATTGTCTGCACCTCGGTATTTGCTTTGGTGGGTGCGGGTTGGCCCGCGGGTATTGCCGCGGGCGTCACCGGGGAGGGAAGCGTCCATTATGGTGTAAAAAAACAACTGGCACCCGGGGTGGTCCACTATTCCTTTTCAACTCATAATTGGTCCGGGCAGCCGGTGACGGGCCACGTTACGGAAATCAAGCCCGGGGAAGAGCTGCTGGAAATCAGGCCGGCGCTGGGGCATGACGCACTGGGAGGCAGGGAAACGGTAAGCGGCCTGGCCGCCCGGCACGGCGCCGTGGCAGCGGTGAACGGGGGGTTTTTTGACGGCGCCAGCGGCAACCCCATCGGGGGGTTGGTGGTGGACGGCCAGGTGCAATATCACCAGGATGTGCTCCGCACTTCCGTTGGCTGGACCGGCGGAGGAAATTTTAAATTTGGCTATTTTATGCCCGGGGCCGATAACGTTCCAATGCAATCCGGCTTCGGCTCCGGCCTGGAGGGTATCGAGCATTTGGTAACCGGCGGGCCGCTTTTGGTACAAGACGGGATACCCGTCTTCCAGGCCGTCAGCGAGGGTTTTCGGGGCGGAGTGCTGACGCCCAACGCCCGGACCGCCGTGGGGGTTAAAGCCGATGGTAATGTTCTGCTGGTGGTGGTGGAAAAACTGTCCGGTACCGGGGACAAAGGCGGCAGCGGTTCCGGCCCGGAAAACGCTAACCGGGACGGCAGCGCCGGCACTAACGCCAGCGCGGGGCTGACGCTGGACGAGTTGGCCTGGCTGATGGTCCGATTGGGCTCGGTGCGGGCGGCCGGTTTGGATGGCGGAGGTTCCAGCGTCATGTGGGCGGGTGGCGAATTGGTGAGCAAGCCCTCCGACAGCAGCGAAAGAAAAGTGGCCAACGCGCTGGTGGTGCTCTATCAGGTGCCCGCCTACCTGGACGGGCGGAGAGTCTATTTTGATGCTCCCCCTTACCTGGAACAAGGGCGTACTTACGTCCCCCTGCGGGGCTTGTTTGAACTTTTGGGCGCCGCGGTAACCTGGGATCAGGAAACCCAAACTGTGGACGCGGCGCGGGGCGAACGTTCGGTTAGCCTTACCATCGGCCAAAAGGAAGCCCGGGTAGACGGTGCGGCCGTGCTCCTGGACGCCGTGCCGCGAATGGTGAACGGACGCACCATGGTGCCCCTGCGGTTCATCGGCGAATCTCTGGGCGACCGGGTGGAGTGGCAGAGCAACCCCAAGGCCATTAGAATCCACAGTACCGCGGGGAAAAATGCAAATCATTTTTAATTTTTGCCGCTTCTAAATATAAATTTTGTGGGAGAAGAATTTCTATGTTAATCAACAAAATATATATCTCAAACTTAATTAAAAAAAGAAAAAGCAAATTATTTATACCGGCTCTGCTCAGTCTGGCTCTGTTGGGGGGCACGCCGGGCCTTTCCGCCGCGGCGGAGCAAATCGCACCCGCGGAGCAGGAAAGCTCTTTTATCTCCGCCGGATTAATTAATCGAGAATATATTGACACCAATACCGCCAACCATCCGTTATTTGTCGATCCTTTGGCAGATGGAAATTACCTGGTCAGCCGGGTGGGCTTTCAGGATCCTTCCGTACAGGAAATCGATCCCTCGGGCCGGGTGGTCTGGTCCCTGGACGGTGTGCAGCCGGTGAGCGCAAAACGGCTGCCGGACGGTAACACGCTGGTGGCCGACTCCGGGGCGCCGGGACCGCCGTATGCGCCGCGGGTGCTGGAAGTTTCCCCCGCCGGCCAAGTGGTATGGGAGCACCGTTTCAACTCTCTGGCCGAAGCGCCCCGTTACGCCGAAAAGCTAGCTAACGGCAACGTGCTGGTGACCCTGCCCTTCATGATCGTGGAACTGGATCGGCAGAACCGGGCGGTCTGGTCATACGGCGCCGGCAAACCGCTGTCTCCTGACAGCGCGGGTTATCTGGAGCAGCCGGTGCTGGCCGCCGGGCTGGATAACGGCAACATACTGGTGGTGGACCGGGGGCTGGCCGGGGGGCGTATTTTGGAAATAAACAGCAGCAAGCAGGTGGTCTGGCAGTTCGGACGCCAGCAGGCCGAGACGGAATCGGAAACTGAGCCGGAATTTTTGGCGGCGCCTTCCGGCGCTTGCCGTCTGGCCAACGGCAATACTCTGGTTGCCGATCCGGGGACCCGCCGCTTGCTGGCTATTGACGCCGGGGGCAACATAACCGGCAAACTTGATTGGACCACCGTTTTGCGGGACTATCCGGTGATGAATATCTGGCAGACTGTTCCGGCGGAGGAAAAGCTGCTGCTGGTGCTGACCCTCACCAATTCCCATTCCCGCATCCTGGAAGTAAAAACGGCGGCGTTTTAAATACCAGCGGCCAAGCTTCGCCGCCGCTCCGGGCCAACCAATCCAGC
This genomic interval from Desulfoscipio sp. XC116 contains the following:
- a CDS encoding exosporium glycoprotein BclB-related protein → MTTIALGLAGTTSLVGFGSSATGISLVGGAIDLTGTVAGPIINFAFSVPRDGTITSIAAYFSNTLALSLIGTTITITAQLYSSPTPDNTFQPIPGAVVTLSPALTGVIALGDISSGATTGLSIPVTEGTRLLMVFSATASGLDLVNTATGYVSAGVAIS
- a CDS encoding M56/M15 family metallopeptidase; this encodes MEMLSIIFARVLYSSLIAGIIIVLLLIIRRSSSYRLSGRVYHIFWLIVLFKLVMPFQIESPFNITGIFPGTSHAANYFQEYMTSLADGYSGTETPNSHEFPKDEEYYDKEKTKAYLLGNPGFLSMVWLTGVTAAALVSAVMIIRFKRRSREFKRVCDTQINELMRQCCVKLGINKDIPLYTDSYFRSPCIAGIFTPSIYLPGDICNPIHRQHLEHVLLHELAHYKRKDNICNLCAAIAAMLHWFNPLVWLAIREMRYDREIATDAYVMETLGESAIIPYGNTLIKLAGLFSNRSTLLNLTGFNETNKQMERRITMIKMFKKGTYRLSAIAILCFIIIGALTFIIANGNTAQGVGNSMINENIKDMVVVIDPGHGGDDWGGTYPFDTSDPGSTEVKEKDINLEISLLLSDMLKDSGIKAVMTRQDDSTVELDKRIEFANNHKADLLVSIHNEMHPDSSANGTGTLYYHSDNKPGYGIAGEKAAQIIQSNLVKQLGTKDRGISNVKIKILEQVNMPAVSTAVAYITNESDREKLMTEEFRAETAQAICDGIIEVLNEMSE
- a CDS encoding BlaI/MecI/CopY family transcriptional regulator, encoding MSIPQISDSEWEIMKVIWKRNSITSEEIITSLSEKKDWSPQTIKTFINRLLKKGAIGHERSGRSYVYYPTISEKECVLAESKSFIKRVYDGAAAMFFVNFLEEKVLSEEEIARLQDILEDKKRK
- a CDS encoding phosphodiester glycosidase family protein, which gives rise to MSNWFKRIIVCTSVFALVGAGWPAGIAAGVTGEGSVHYGVKKQLAPGVVHYSFSTHNWSGQPVTGHVTEIKPGEELLEIRPALGHDALGGRETVSGLAARHGAVAAVNGGFFDGASGNPIGGLVVDGQVQYHQDVLRTSVGWTGGGNFKFGYFMPGADNVPMQSGFGSGLEGIEHLVTGGPLLVQDGIPVFQAVSEGFRGGVLTPNARTAVGVKADGNVLLVVVEKLSGTGDKGGSGSGPENANRDGSAGTNASAGLTLDELAWLMVRLGSVRAAGLDGGGSSVMWAGGELVSKPSDSSERKVANALVVLYQVPAYLDGRRVYFDAPPYLEQGRTYVPLRGLFELLGAAVTWDQETQTVDAARGERSVSLTIGQKEARVDGAAVLLDAVPRMVNGRTMVPLRFIGESLGDRVEWQSNPKAIRIHSTAGKNANHF